From one Thalassoroseus pseudoceratinae genomic stretch:
- a CDS encoding Uma2 family endonuclease codes for MSSTESLTDIDYPESDGQPMGETEIHIEWMIRLRDILKLRYRERRVYVGSNLLVYPEEGVPRNFVVPDVFVVKDCEPGRRRIFQTWVENRVPNVVFEITSRSTRRQDSIFKLRQYAEMGVAEYFLFDPTSDYLSPALQGYRLVDDEYEPIEANSAGRLECRELGLDLALSEERLRLFDSIERHELLTEAETEAHARAEAEAEVERLRKLLDERDNSA; via the coding sequence ATGAGTTCGACCGAATCGCTGACGGACATCGATTACCCCGAATCGGACGGCCAACCGATGGGCGAGACGGAAATCCATATCGAATGGATGATTCGGTTGCGTGACATTCTCAAGTTGCGATACCGCGAACGACGAGTGTACGTCGGCAGCAATTTGCTGGTCTATCCGGAAGAGGGGGTGCCGCGAAATTTCGTGGTGCCGGATGTGTTCGTGGTTAAGGACTGTGAACCCGGACGACGGCGAATCTTCCAGACATGGGTCGAAAATCGCGTCCCGAATGTTGTGTTCGAGATCACATCGCGTTCGACCCGGCGACAGGACAGCATTTTCAAGCTCCGCCAGTACGCGGAAATGGGGGTGGCGGAATACTTTCTGTTCGACCCCACATCCGATTATCTCTCTCCAGCGTTGCAGGGATACCGGTTGGTTGACGACGAGTATGAACCAATCGAAGCCAATTCCGCCGGCCGCCTGGAGTGCCGCGAACTCGGCCTTGATTTGGCGCTCTCCGAGGAACGGCTACGATTGTTCGACTCGATTGAGCGTCACGAGTTGTTAACCGAAGCGGAAACGGAAGCCCATGCCCGCGCCGAAGCGGAAGCTGAGGTCGAACGGTTGCGAAAATTACTGGATGAACGAGACAATTCGGCGTAA
- a CDS encoding tRNA-binding protein: METIDWASFERVELRIGTILSVEDFPEARKPAYKIEVDFGPKIGIKKSSAQITDLYTKDELVGRQILGVVNFPVKQIGPFRSEFLVTGLYREDGAVVLAVPDQQVPNGAKLA, encoded by the coding sequence ATGGAGACAATTGATTGGGCGAGTTTTGAACGTGTCGAGCTTCGCATTGGCACGATTCTGTCGGTGGAGGACTTCCCCGAAGCTCGCAAGCCGGCGTACAAGATCGAAGTCGATTTTGGACCCAAAATTGGGATCAAAAAATCGAGTGCGCAAATCACCGACCTATACACGAAAGACGAATTGGTCGGCCGCCAGATCCTTGGCGTCGTGAATTTTCCGGTGAAGCAAATCGGCCCGTTTCGTTCGGAATTTCTGGTCACAGGTTTGTATCGGGAAGACGGTGCAGTCGTGCTCGCTGTGCCCGATCAGCAAGTTCCCAATGGGGCCAAATTGGCGTGA
- a CDS encoding LOG family protein has protein sequence MSQPIKALCVFCGSSLGADSVYKEAAQELGGEIARRGMRLVYGAGNIGLMGVIADAVLDAGGEVVGVIPEALLKKEVAHQSLTELIVVETMHQRKAKMAELADAFVAMPGGFGTFEEFCEVLTWNQLGVHDKPCGLLNVAGYYDSLLALFQRAENDRFLRLEHHQMVLTADSVSDLFVCLANWQPTPQNKWIDRDET, from the coding sequence ATGAGTCAGCCAATCAAAGCGTTGTGCGTGTTTTGTGGTTCCAGTTTGGGAGCGGATTCCGTCTACAAGGAGGCCGCTCAGGAATTGGGTGGCGAGATTGCCCGGCGGGGGATGCGATTGGTTTACGGGGCCGGAAACATTGGCCTGATGGGTGTGATTGCCGATGCGGTGCTGGACGCCGGTGGTGAGGTCGTCGGCGTGATCCCCGAAGCATTGCTCAAGAAAGAAGTGGCCCACCAATCGCTGACGGAACTCATCGTCGTTGAAACCATGCACCAGCGGAAAGCGAAAATGGCGGAACTGGCCGATGCGTTCGTCGCCATGCCCGGTGGATTCGGCACGTTCGAGGAGTTCTGCGAAGTGCTCACATGGAATCAACTTGGCGTGCACGACAAACCATGCGGTTTGCTAAACGTCGCCGGTTACTATGATTCACTGTTGGCATTGTTCCAGCGAGCTGAAAACGATCGTTTCCTACGCCTGGAACATCACCAAATGGTCCTCACCGCTGACTCGGTCTCCGATTTGTTTGTGTGCCTCGCCAATTGGCAACCGACACCGCAGAATAAGTGGATCGACCGAGACGAGACGTGA
- a CDS encoding type IV pilus twitching motility protein PilT: protein MVLASEWTESTFEPGKEIEIDKIFRLAIKHGCSDIHLQVGRPPVFRIKGALRELQMDPIDNDKMIELCFPMMDQRNLDIFHRDGGADFAKTMISDGEPWRFRINLMTQLSKVGMVARKIERSIPPFEKLFLPPVMEELCKYDQGMVLLAGVTGSGKSTTIASMLDWINQNYRKHILTIEDPIEFVYTSDKCLINQREIGQDVIDFHVAMKHAVREDPDIMLVGEMRDRETFETAIHAAETGHLVFGTIHASSAPGTIARILDLFPPMMHKAIRATMAMNMKAIVGQKLLKTIVDVPSRVPIVEIMRFNPTVRKLVREETDEKLAAAIRIGKDEGMQQFNDSLKSFIDREFISRADAFEISPNPDELKMMLKGIDVKAAAIL, encoded by the coding sequence ATGGTTTTGGCATCGGAATGGACCGAATCGACCTTTGAACCGGGCAAAGAAATCGAGATCGACAAGATCTTTCGGCTGGCGATCAAGCACGGTTGCTCCGACATTCACCTGCAAGTTGGTCGTCCGCCGGTGTTTCGGATCAAGGGGGCACTGCGGGAATTGCAGATGGACCCGATCGACAATGACAAAATGATCGAACTTTGCTTCCCCATGATGGACCAACGGAACCTGGACATTTTCCACCGTGATGGCGGGGCGGACTTCGCGAAGACGATGATTTCCGACGGTGAACCGTGGCGGTTCCGGATCAACCTGATGACCCAACTCAGCAAAGTCGGGATGGTGGCCCGGAAAATCGAACGCTCGATTCCGCCATTCGAAAAATTGTTTCTTCCGCCGGTCATGGAAGAACTTTGTAAATACGATCAAGGCATGGTGTTGCTCGCCGGGGTGACGGGGTCCGGGAAATCGACCACCATTGCGTCGATGCTCGACTGGATCAACCAGAACTACCGGAAACACATTCTAACCATCGAAGACCCGATCGAATTTGTGTACACCTCCGATAAGTGTCTCATCAATCAGCGGGAAATCGGGCAGGATGTGATCGACTTCCACGTGGCGATGAAACACGCGGTGCGGGAAGACCCGGACATCATGCTGGTGGGGGAAATGCGTGACCGCGAAACATTCGAAACCGCGATCCACGCTGCCGAAACCGGTCACTTGGTGTTTGGGACGATTCACGCGAGTTCCGCACCAGGGACGATTGCCCGTATTCTCGACCTGTTCCCACCGATGATGCACAAAGCCATTCGCGCGACGATGGCGATGAACATGAAAGCGATCGTCGGTCAAAAACTGCTCAAAACGATCGTCGATGTGCCTTCGCGGGTGCCGATCGTGGAAATCATGCGGTTCAACCCGACCGTCCGCAAATTGGTTCGGGAAGAAACCGACGAAAAACTTGCGGCGGCGATTCGCATCGGGAAAGACGAAGGGATGCAGCAATTCAACGACAGTCTGAAATCCTTCATCGACCGAGAATTTATCAGCCGAGCGGATGCCTTCGAAATCTCGCCGAATCCCGACGAACTCAAGATGATGCTCAAAGGGATCGACGTCAAAGCGGCGGCGATTCTGTAA
- a CDS encoding ion channel, with protein MSVLIYGIAGALILLVVWDAFITVLSTSGGGPLTNWWTQNIWGALLRIHRRRSIHGILGLTGPAMLIGVILLWYLLLSAGWYLIFAVHRDSVISNSTGAATDLMQKFYFIGTTLSSVGYGDYVPSTFPWTLISNLASLTATLVITTALSYFLPVLSAGIERKQTAEAIFGVGQCTDEFIEAAWVGRSRGTLDNYILNSVLSRVDQLSHRHLAYPILHFFHSPSPDKSTSRAILLLSDSIFLVGKGTNIEDRPPASLLRLAERTIDNYVDLTDSGVASPEDGNSDEFPDSLSLEVLKNHDLKVVSDKEFQAATAEYLPKRKRLIMLCDMDGWGIDDDQRC; from the coding sequence ATGTCTGTGCTGATTTATGGAATTGCGGGCGCATTGATCCTGCTGGTGGTATGGGACGCGTTCATCACGGTGTTAAGCACGTCAGGTGGCGGGCCGCTGACCAACTGGTGGACGCAAAACATCTGGGGGGCTCTGTTACGGATTCATCGACGCCGGTCGATTCACGGCATCCTCGGTTTGACGGGTCCAGCGATGTTGATCGGGGTGATCTTGCTGTGGTATCTGTTGCTCAGCGCGGGCTGGTATTTGATTTTCGCCGTCCACCGTGACTCCGTCATTAGCAACTCGACCGGCGCGGCGACGGATCTGATGCAGAAGTTCTACTTTATCGGAACGACACTTTCATCGGTGGGTTACGGCGACTACGTGCCATCGACATTTCCCTGGACCCTGATCAGTAATCTGGCGTCGTTGACCGCAACCCTCGTCATCACCACGGCCTTGTCGTACTTTCTCCCGGTGCTCTCGGCAGGGATCGAACGCAAACAAACCGCTGAAGCCATCTTTGGAGTCGGTCAATGCACCGATGAATTCATCGAAGCGGCCTGGGTCGGACGATCGCGTGGCACGTTGGACAACTATATTTTGAATAGTGTTCTGAGCCGGGTAGACCAACTCTCCCATCGGCATTTGGCGTATCCGATCCTCCACTTCTTTCACAGCCCCTCTCCCGATAAATCGACGAGCCGGGCGATTCTCTTGCTTTCCGATTCGATTTTTCTTGTTGGCAAAGGAACTAACATCGAAGACCGTCCACCGGCAAGCCTACTCCGTTTGGCCGAGCGAACAATCGACAATTATGTCGATTTAACCGACAGTGGAGTCGCCAGTCCCGAGGATGGCAATTCAGATGAATTTCCAGACTCCCTATCGCTCGAGGTCCTGAAAAACCACGATCTCAAAGTTGTCTCGGACAAGGAATTTCAAGCCGCCACCGCAGAATATCTGCCGAAGCGAAAACGGTTAATCATGCTTTGCGATATGGATGGTTGGGGTATCGACGACGATCAACGCTGCTAA
- the hisF gene encoding imidazole glycerol phosphate synthase subunit HisF: MLAKRIIPCLDVHAGRVVKGINFVNLRDAGDPVEVAARYESEGADELVFLDITASHEEREIILDVVRRTSEVIFMPLTVGGGIRTLDDIRTLLKAGCDKVSINSAAVKTPEFIREAALRFGSQCIVVNIDPRRVPIDNEPAEMKDKWPEHLQVRPHASRDGQSEVYWDVHINGGRLPTGLDAVAWAKEVEQLGAGEIVLTSMDADGTKDGYDIEITRAVSDAVTIPVVASGGCGSPDHMVEALTDGNASAALAASIFHYGEYTIDETKRQLAAAGVPVRLETVLS, translated from the coding sequence ATGCTTGCCAAACGGATTATTCCTTGTCTCGATGTTCACGCCGGTCGGGTGGTGAAGGGGATCAACTTTGTCAACCTGCGGGATGCGGGCGATCCCGTGGAAGTTGCCGCTCGGTATGAGTCCGAAGGGGCTGACGAGTTGGTGTTTCTGGATATCACCGCCAGCCATGAGGAACGCGAGATCATCCTTGATGTGGTCCGTCGGACGAGTGAAGTGATTTTCATGCCGCTCACGGTCGGGGGCGGAATTCGCACGTTGGACGACATCCGCACGCTGCTCAAAGCCGGTTGTGATAAAGTTTCAATCAACTCCGCTGCCGTGAAGACACCAGAGTTTATCCGCGAAGCGGCGTTGCGATTCGGCAGTCAGTGTATTGTGGTGAACATCGATCCGCGGCGGGTGCCGATCGATAACGAACCGGCCGAGATGAAAGACAAGTGGCCGGAGCATCTTCAAGTCCGTCCGCATGCCAGTCGCGATGGGCAATCGGAAGTCTACTGGGACGTGCACATCAACGGCGGTCGGTTGCCGACAGGGTTGGATGCCGTCGCTTGGGCGAAGGAAGTCGAACAATTGGGAGCGGGCGAAATTGTTCTCACCAGCATGGACGCCGATGGCACGAAAGATGGTTACGACATCGAAATTACGCGGGCAGTTTCGGATGCGGTGACGATTCCCGTCGTGGCCAGCGGCGGTTGTGGTTCGCCGGATCACATGGTGGAAGCCCTGACCGACGGCAACGCCAGTGCCGCTCTGGCCGCTAGCATCTTCCATTACGGGGAATACACGATCGACGAAACCAAACGCCAACTCGCTGCCGCCGGTGTGCCGGTGCGATTGGAAACGGTCCTCTCTTGA
- a CDS encoding outer membrane protein assembly factor BamB family protein → MSLQLMTLSIGVMFSAWTPLVANENWHQPAGPNGNWSVDGTPPIQWSVTRNENIRWRTPLPEAGQSGVAIWGERVFVTTHVPIKSLDEKEAVTDILGFCLDANTGEILWKVTLPGTAFISLAGGFTDGTVFAPITDGEHVWFFNRCGSMGCYDMSGKTIWLREWKPRFKHNNRQAEPFLVGDAILYVEVANKVEGAKVQKWKAPGVKSKGTAAPMGVDEKEVWTYLHGIDKRTGKVLWRENVGTVVHNTPVVGLTADGKLAVSHARGGPHAPFEKPKGHSLTSLAPGEEGKTLWSTNLRNYDPSFASHWNEKYVFGFRGGRHVVLDASSGKLLRDQPLYKNATVWTFDPDTETWGRKTNVSVKAGKGHPNTNQANIVVGDWHWFLSHNVHYVGRVHVETGAVEYLEVPAQLMPSRESREQDVRLWGAGNPKNRPLNAAGFAVGDKGHNGTGWGHISAASPTRVGHYLFFPVVTGTVYVIDARVDSLTPDALVAINDLGPGGETWTLAPLTYAKNRFYAHTMREIICIETEDRGASTEE, encoded by the coding sequence ATGTCCCTACAATTGATGACGTTGAGTATCGGGGTGATGTTTTCGGCTTGGACCCCGTTGGTTGCCAATGAAAACTGGCATCAACCCGCCGGGCCAAACGGCAACTGGTCGGTGGATGGCACGCCGCCGATTCAATGGAGCGTCACGCGAAACGAGAACATCCGGTGGCGAACGCCCCTTCCCGAAGCGGGGCAAAGTGGTGTTGCGATTTGGGGGGAGCGTGTCTTCGTGACCACACATGTCCCCATCAAATCCCTGGACGAGAAGGAAGCCGTTACCGACATACTGGGCTTTTGTCTCGACGCAAACACGGGGGAAATCCTCTGGAAAGTGACGCTGCCAGGCACGGCGTTTATTTCATTGGCAGGTGGTTTCACCGACGGAACCGTTTTCGCACCCATCACCGACGGCGAACATGTTTGGTTCTTCAATCGCTGTGGTTCGATGGGGTGCTATGACATGTCGGGAAAAACTATCTGGCTCCGCGAATGGAAACCGCGTTTCAAGCATAACAATCGGCAAGCTGAACCGTTCCTCGTCGGTGATGCGATTTTGTATGTCGAAGTGGCGAATAAAGTCGAAGGGGCTAAAGTCCAAAAGTGGAAGGCACCGGGTGTGAAGTCCAAGGGCACCGCGGCCCCTATGGGAGTGGATGAGAAGGAAGTTTGGACTTATTTGCATGGGATCGACAAGCGAACTGGCAAAGTTCTCTGGCGTGAGAATGTCGGCACTGTCGTTCATAACACGCCGGTCGTCGGCTTGACGGCTGATGGAAAACTCGCAGTCTCTCATGCTCGTGGTGGCCCACATGCTCCGTTCGAGAAACCTAAAGGGCATAGTCTGACAAGTCTAGCTCCCGGTGAAGAAGGCAAGACGTTATGGAGTACAAACCTGCGGAACTATGATCCCTCCTTTGCCAGCCATTGGAATGAAAAATACGTTTTTGGCTTCCGTGGCGGAAGGCACGTTGTGCTTGATGCGAGTTCGGGAAAACTCTTGCGAGATCAGCCTCTCTATAAGAATGCGACAGTATGGACGTTTGATCCCGACACTGAGACTTGGGGGAGAAAAACGAATGTTTCGGTGAAAGCCGGTAAGGGGCATCCGAATACGAATCAGGCGAATATTGTTGTCGGGGATTGGCATTGGTTCCTATCACATAACGTTCATTATGTGGGTCGGGTGCATGTCGAGACGGGAGCGGTGGAATATCTCGAAGTACCTGCTCAACTGATGCCAAGCCGGGAGTCACGAGAACAAGATGTTCGGCTTTGGGGGGCAGGGAATCCCAAAAATCGACCGTTAAACGCAGCCGGTTTCGCTGTTGGTGACAAAGGTCATAACGGCACAGGTTGGGGGCATATCTCTGCAGCAAGTCCCACAAGAGTCGGCCATTATCTCTTCTTTCCTGTTGTCACAGGAACTGTCTATGTGATTGATGCGAGAGTCGATTCATTAACTCCAGATGCACTAGTGGCTATTAACGATCTTGGGCCAGGTGGGGAGACATGGACACTAGCACCACTGACATACGCAAAGAATCGTTTCTATGCACATACCATGAGAGAAATTATCTGCATCGAGACCGAAGACAGAGGTGCGTCAACCGAAGAGTAG
- a CDS encoding sulfatase family protein → MTNRTMRLVYLLLAILVQTASWQQVAHAAEKPNIIFLFADDQNLQSVGCYGNPEVKTPQMDRLGRDGVIFDRHYNTTAICMASRASVFTGMYEYKTGTNFTHGNMKPQTWKKSYPVLLRQAGYLTAFAGKFGIVVEGKGLCEDDFDIWGGGPGQTYYATARNKSMAKYAERYPHSTLSYGAFAQDAIREAAKQKKPLCLSISFKAPHKPATPDPKFNHVYAGQKFTRPANFGREAGTHLSEQSKQGRQYPRFTEWKYDTHYDAEMAKYFQQVYAIDVALGMIRDELNAQGVAGNTVIFYTSDNGYICGAHGYGSKVLPMEESSRVPLIVYDPRSASAGKQRRCSSLTGNVDFAPTILELAGLPIPKNMDGVSLLPLLENPSGEVRERLALMNTFDKLPVHSLSVVSDGWKYTYWWYGDETMAPTEELFDLTTDPLEMTNLARDPNRLTMLRAMREKYDAELDAWKANAVPYNDYQKYGELFDRNVPWEKKNYRRIKPAGQSSKKTRTNAAKTRRRERAVQKSATKSK, encoded by the coding sequence ATGACAAATCGAACAATGCGCTTAGTCTATTTGTTGCTTGCAATACTCGTTCAAACAGCGAGTTGGCAGCAGGTTGCCCATGCCGCTGAGAAACCGAATATCATTTTTCTGTTCGCGGACGATCAGAATCTTCAGTCGGTGGGTTGTTATGGTAATCCCGAGGTCAAAACGCCGCAGATGGACCGTTTGGGGCGGGATGGTGTCATTTTTGATCGGCACTATAACACCACTGCGATTTGCATGGCGAGCCGTGCAAGTGTGTTTACTGGGATGTATGAATACAAGACGGGTACGAATTTCACTCATGGAAATATGAAGCCTCAGACTTGGAAAAAGTCTTATCCCGTTCTCCTGCGTCAGGCTGGCTATCTAACGGCGTTTGCTGGCAAGTTTGGTATTGTTGTCGAGGGAAAAGGACTATGTGAAGACGATTTCGATATTTGGGGTGGCGGTCCCGGGCAGACGTATTATGCGACTGCAAGGAATAAGTCGATGGCTAAATACGCCGAGCGTTATCCACACTCGACATTGTCCTATGGGGCATTCGCGCAAGATGCGATTCGCGAAGCGGCGAAACAAAAAAAGCCACTCTGTTTGTCGATTAGTTTCAAAGCACCTCACAAGCCGGCCACGCCCGATCCCAAGTTCAATCATGTCTACGCCGGTCAAAAGTTTACGAGACCCGCGAATTTTGGCCGTGAGGCGGGGACGCATCTCTCCGAGCAAAGCAAGCAAGGTCGCCAGTATCCTCGTTTCACAGAGTGGAAATACGATACGCACTACGACGCGGAGATGGCGAAGTACTTTCAACAAGTCTATGCGATCGATGTTGCACTAGGCATGATTCGTGATGAACTGAATGCGCAAGGCGTTGCTGGCAATACTGTCATCTTCTATACGAGCGACAATGGCTATATCTGTGGAGCCCACGGGTATGGATCAAAAGTCTTGCCGATGGAGGAGTCGTCCCGTGTGCCATTGATTGTCTATGATCCTCGAAGTGCCTCCGCCGGGAAACAGCGACGGTGTTCTTCACTCACCGGGAATGTTGACTTTGCACCAACAATCTTAGAACTAGCAGGGTTGCCGATTCCTAAAAACATGGATGGTGTCAGTCTATTACCGTTGTTAGAGAATCCATCTGGAGAAGTTCGTGAACGCTTAGCCTTGATGAATACTTTTGACAAACTTCCAGTGCATAGCCTGAGTGTTGTCTCAGACGGTTGGAAGTATACGTATTGGTGGTACGGCGATGAAACGATGGCACCAACCGAGGAACTCTTTGATCTAACAACTGATCCACTTGAAATGACGAATCTTGCTCGCGATCCAAACCGCTTGACGATGCTTCGCGCGATGCGAGAAAAGTATGATGCGGAGCTCGATGCCTGGAAAGCGAATGCCGTTCCTTACAACGACTATCAGAAATATGGTGAGCTGTTCGATCGAAATGTTCCGTGGGAGAAGAAGAATTATCGGCGGATAAAGCCAGCGGGGCAATCTTCGAAGAAGACACGGACCAACGCTGCAAAAACGAGAAGACGCGAACGAGCAGTCCAGAAGTCGGCAACGAAATCGAAGTGA